The Candidozyma auris chromosome 1, complete sequence genome includes a region encoding these proteins:
- the DQD1 gene encoding Dqd1p, giving the protein MAKKILLINGPNLNLLGSREPEKYGTTTLVDIEQAAKDQASKYGAEVLAFQSNTEGHIVDRIHQAAKEKVDFIVINAGAYTHTSVAIRDALLGIAVPFIEVHITNVHRREPFRHHSYLSDVSVAVIAGLGAYGYTAAIQYALDNQ; this is encoded by the coding sequence ATGGCTAAAAAAATCTTACTCATCAACGGTCCTaacttgaacttgcttGGATCTAGAGAGCCTGAAAAGTATGGCACCACGACTTTGGTCGATATTGAACAAGCAGCCAAGGATCAGGCTAGCAAATACGGTGCTGAGGTGCTTGCTTTCCAGAGTAATACAGAGGGACATATAGTTGACAGAATACATCAAGCCGCCAAAGAAAAGGTCGATTTCATTGTGATCAATGCTGGTGCCTACACGCACACTTCAGTTGCCATTAGAGATGCTTTGTTGGGCATTGCTGTGCCATTCATTGAGGTTCACATCACTAATGTACATCGCAGAGAACCTTTCAGACACCATCTGTATCTCCTGGATGTGTCTGTTGCCGTAATTGCAGGCTTAGGTGCGTACGGATACACAGCAGCTATTCAGTATGCCCTCGACAATCAATGA
- the TPK2 gene encoding cAMP-dependent protein kinase catalytic subunit: MPSSSILKKLHLTKSTPHSQGQSSAASSKPAEITVDSLDNINSMSYYNQPASIPSEQPQVPNQVGTQFSPQQQQIPLYQHQLQQSMQVQPQPVPQPQQHYASSQQQQQQQQADNHAINLSLLPSRSTVSKGKYALSDFAIMRTLGTGSFGRVHLVRSVHNGRYYAIKVLKKHQVVKMKQVEHTNDERRMLKLVEHPFLIRMWGTFQDAKHLFMVMDYIEGGELFSLLRKSQRFPNPVAKFYAAEVVLALEYLHSHDIIYRDLKPENILLDRNGHIKITDFGFAKEVSTVTWTLCGTPDYIAPEVITTKPYNKSVDWWSLGVLIFEMLAGYTPFYDSTPMKTYEKILSGKIHFPSFFNHDVVDLLSRLITADLSYRLGNLLNGPADIRNHAWFSEVVWEKLLAKDIETPYEPPITAGTGDSSLFDHYPEEQLDYGCNGEDPYKDLFTDF, encoded by the coding sequence ATGCCGTCGTCGAGcattctcaagaagctccatTTGACTAAACTGACCCCTCATTCCCAAGGCCAAAGCTCTGCAGCATCATCCAAACCTGCTGAAATCACCGTTGACTCATTGGACAACATCAATTCTATGAGCTACTACAATCAGCCTGCAAGCATCCCATCAGAACAACCCCAAGTACCAAACCAAGTCGGCACGCAATTTCTGccccagcagcagcaaatTCCTTTAtatcaacatcaattgCAGCAGCTGATGCAAGTTCAACCTCAACCGGTGCCACAACCTCAGCAGCACTACGCACTgctgcaacagcagcaacagcaacagcaggCTGACAACCATGCCATCAACCTTTCCCTTTTACCGAGCAGGCTGACAGTGTCCAAAGGCAAGTATGCTTTGTCTGATTTTGCAATCATGAGAACCTTGGGAACAGGATCCTTTGGCCGTGTCCATTTGGTGAGATCCGTGCACAATGGTCGTTATTACGCcatcaaggtgttgaagaaacatCAGGTAGTTAAGATGAAGCAGGTGGAGCATACAAACGATGAAAGAAGAatgttgaagttggtgGAGCACCCATTCTTGATCAGAATGTGGGGCACCTTTCAGGATGCCAAGCACTTATTCATGGTGATGGACTACATCGAAGGTGGTGAACTTTTTTCACTCTTAAGAAAATCACAGCGTTTTCCAAACCCAGTAGCAAAGTTCTACGCTGCAGAAGTCGTCTTGGCTCTAGAATACTTGCACTCCCATGACATCATCTATCGTGACTTGAAGCCTGAAAACATTTTGTTGGACCGTAATGGTCATATCAAGATTACCGATTTCGgctttgccaaagaagttTCGACCGTCACATGGACTTTGTGTGGTACTCCTGACTACATTGCGCCAGAAGTCATTACCACGAAGCCTTACAACAAGTCTGTAGACTGGTGGTCTTTGGGTGTGTTGATCTTTGAGATGTTAGCTGGCTACACCCCCTTTTACGATTCCACGCCAATGAAGACATACGAAAAAATCTTATCAGGAAAGATCCATTTCccaagcttcttcaatcatgatgttgttgatttgcTCTCCAGACTTATCACAGCCGACTTATCCTATAGATTAGGTAACTTGTTGAACGGTCCGGCTGATATCAGAAATCACGCTTGGTTTTCAGAGGTTGTGTGGGAAAAGTTGCTCGCAAAGGATATTGAAACCCCCTATGAACCTCCCATAACTGCCGGTACAGGTGACTCCTCTCTTTTCGATCACTATCCCGAGGAGCAGTTAGACTACGGCTGTAATGGTGAGGATCCATACAAGGATTTATTCACGGACTTCTGA
- a CDS encoding mitochondrial 54S ribosomal protein bL12m: MLRQSLRPASRLLARSSIRTTVRFNSAAAEKAPVDPKISAIVDQISTLTLLETSALVSELKDRLNISDIALPAAGAAPAAPAAPVEEEPKEVVEEKTIFAIKLQEFDAKAKPKIIKEVKGLLGLSLVESKKFVEAAPKVLKDNVAKEDAEKIKATLEGLGAKIVLE, encoded by the coding sequence ATGTTGCGCCAATCTCTCAGACCAGCCTCTAGACTTCTTGCTAGAAGCAGTATTCGTACCACGGTCCGCTTCAATTCGGCTGCTGCCGAGAAAGCTCCCGTGGACCCAAAGATTTCCGCCATCGTTGACCAGATCTCCACGTTGACCTTGTTGGAAACCTCTGCATTGGTTTCTGAGCTCAAAGACAGATTGAATATCTCTGACATTGCACTtcctgctgctggcgctgCCCCAGCTGCTCCTGCCGCTCCAGTTGAAGAGGAACCAAAGGAAGttgtggaggagaagaCTATCTTTGCCATTAAATTACAAGAGTTTGATGCGAAGGCAAAGCCTAAGATCATCAAAGAAGTAAAGGGCTTGTTAGGCTTGTCTTTAGTTGAATCTAAAAAGTTTGTTGAGGCTGCGCCtaaggtgttgaaggacaACGTTGCTAAGGAGGACGctgagaagatcaaggctACCTTGGAAGGTTTGGGTGCTAAGATCGTTTTGGAGTAA
- the FAA21 gene encoding medium-chain fatty acid-CoA ligase FAA2, with protein sequence MISLLPIAPQSIMDHIRSIIPLDANLFKDAVPLPNTKEPGYSAIYRNKASVNGLINLPHPALTTLYETYECSATVYANRKAIGVRKKQADGSFGPYEWETYAQVSNRKRNFGSGILYSLKNNKFKTQSEAHLKIDNHHKVVAKGEMSFVLSQFSHNRKEWLLSDLGCVNFSITNTCLYDTLGPETSKYILALTESPVVVCSKDKLERLINLKKDNPEDLANLISLVSMDPLDASESARLKSQAEAQNIELTEFVEIERLGEANLIPDIPPTPSTVYTISFTSGTTSNPKGVVLTNRNAVSALTFCLSSVKTRNLNPRAYSFLPLAHIFERMTNQAAFMMGAEIGMPQSPSPLTLLDDVMQLKPNALSLVPRVLTKLEAALKAQTIRNEEKPMLRRLFTNAINTKIERQASEDGADGSHLIYDRLIAVLRKKIGFDNVTNIATGSAPISPETVKFLKAALNTGVSQGYGLTESFAGVSSSLQFEAVPGSCGAICVTTEMRLKDLPEMGYTADDSIGPRGELLLRGPQIFTEYYKNPEETRKALDDEGWFHTGDVARLNPENGRIYIIDRVKNFFKLAQGEYITPEKIENTYLSCFPLTTSFYAHGDSLKTYLVGIVGVDPVAIKTWLASRFGYNENELEDSNKLVEIMNKKEVKTKFLIEANASVSKLLHGLEKLHNIEIGIDPLRVEDGVVTPTFKIKRANCFAFFKERLEKLYEEGSLIRNERL encoded by the coding sequence ATGATCTCGCTACTTCCAATCGCACCGCAAAGTATAATGGATCACATTAGGAGCATTATTCCGTTGGATGCAAATCTATTCAAGGATGCGGTTCCCCTTCCAAATACTAAGGAGCCTGGGTACTCCGCCATTTACAGAAACAAGGCATCTGTTAACggcttgatcaatttgccCCATCCTGCTCTCACAACTTTGTACGAGACGTACGAATGTTCCGCCACGGTCTATGCTAATAGGAAGGCCATAGGTGTGCGCAAGAAGCAGGCAGACGGTCTGTTTGGCCCCTACGAATGGGAAACTTACGCTCAAGTATCAAacagaaagagaaacttTGGATCAGGCATTCTTTATTCGTTGAAAAACAATAAATTCAAAACTCAGTCCGAAGCTCATTTGAAGATTGACAATCACCACAaggtggttgcaaaaggtgAGATGTCCTTTGTTCTCTCCCAATTCTCCCACAATAGAAAGGAGTGGCTCCTCTCCGACTTAGGATGTGTAAACTTTTCAATCACAAACACATGCTTGTATGATACCTTGGGACCAGAGACCTCGAAGTACATCTTGGCATTGACTGAGTCACCAGTGGTGGTGTGCTCGAAGGATAAGCTTGAGCGCTTGATCAACCTCAAAAAAGATAACCCAGAAGATTTAGCAAATTTGATTTCTCTTGTGTCCATGGATCCTCTCGATGCTCTGGAGTCTGCGCGTCTCAAAAGCCAAGCAGAAGCGCAGAACATTGAATTGACTGaatttgttgaaattgagagACTTGGCGAAGCCAATTTGATTCCGGATATTCCGCCTACTCCCCTGACCGTATATACCATCTCATTTACTTCGGGTACCACTTCAAATCCAAAGGGTGTGGTGTTAACGAATCGAAACGCTGTATCGGCGCTAACATTCTGTTTGAGCAGCGTAAAGACCAGGAATTTGAATCCTCGGGCTTATAGCTTCTTACCGCTTGCTCACATCTTTGAAAGAATGACGAACCAAGCTGCATTTATGATGGGCGCTGAGATAGGTATGCCTCAATCACCTTCACCTTTGACTCTTCTCGACGATGtgatgcaattgaagcCAAATGCTCTCAGCTTGGTTCCTAGAGTTTTGACCAAACTTGAGGCTGCACTCAAAGCACAGACTATCAGgaatgaagagaaaccTATGTTGCGTCGTTTGTTCACAAATGCAATCAATACCAAAATCGAAAGGCAAGCTTCTGAAGATGGCGCCGATGGCTCTCATCTCATCTATGATCGCTTGATTGCCGTTCTTCGCAAGAAGATTGGCTTTGACAATGTCACCAATATTGCCACAGGTTCTGCCCCCATATCACCGGAAACagtgaagttcttgaaagcagCACTTAACACAGGTGTCTCGCAAGGCTATGGCTTAACAGAATCCTTTGCTGGCGTTAGCAGTTCGCTTCAATTTGAAGCCGTTCCAGGATCCTGTGGAGCTATATGTGTCACTACTGAAATGAGACTCAAGGATCTTCCAGAAATGGGCTATACTGCTGATGACTCGATTGGCCCTCGCGGAGAGTTGTTGCTTAGGGGTCCACAAATCTTTACTGAGTACTATAAGAATCCTGAAGAGACTAGAAAAGCTTTAGACGACGAAGGCTGGTTTCACACAGGCGATGTTGCTCGTTTAAATCCAGAAAATGGCAGAATCTACATCATAGACAGAgtcaagaacttttttAAGTTGGCCCAAGGCGAATACATCACACCGGAGAAGATAGAAAATACTTACCTTTCATGTTTTCCCTTGACGACACTGTTCTATGCACACGGCGATTCTCTCAAAACTTACCTAGTTGGCATCGTTGGTGTAGATCCAGTGGCTATCAAGACTTGGTTGGCATCGAGATTTGGTTACAATGagaatgagcttgaagatAGCAATaaacttgttgaaattatgaacaagaaagaagtGAAGACTAAATTCTTGATCGAGGCAAATGCATCAGTATCCAAGTTGTTGCATGGGTTAGAGAAGTTGCATAATATTGAAATTGGAATTGACCCATTGCGGGTCGAGGATGGTGTGGTTACACCAACTTTCAAGATAAAGAGAGCGAATtgttttgctttctttAAAGAACGCTTAGAGAAGCTCTACGAGGAGGGCTCGTTGATAAGAAACGAACGCTTGTAG
- a CDS encoding mitochondrial 54S ribosomal protein uL14m yields the protein MIYLKSLLNVIDNSGAQVVECIKVLRHGPKNFGRVGDQITVVVKEARPLSSAITGQSSSNRVKRRDICRAVIVRTKAPFRRPDGSVVRFDDNACVLINQNGEPLGSRISSVVAKELRDLQYNKIATLAPKTF from the coding sequence ATGATCTACTTGAAGTCGCTTCTTAACGTCATCGATAACTCAGGCGCTCAAGTTGTCGAATGTATCAAGGTACTTCGTCACGGTCCTAAGAATTTCGGGAGAGTCGGTGACCAGATCACCGTTGTGGTAAAGGAGGCTAGACCTCTTTCATCTGCCATCACAGGACAAAGTTCCAGCAACAGAGTCAAGCGAAGGGATATCTGCCGAGCCGTTATTGTGAGAACTAAAGCACCATTTAGAAGGCCTGACGGCTCCGTTGTTCGTTTCGACGACAACGCTTGTGTATTGATAAATCAGAATGGTGAGCCTTTGGGATCAAGAATATCCTCCGTTGTGGCCAAGGAGTTGAGGGATTTGCAATATAATAAGATTGCCACACTTGCGCCTAAAACCTTCTGA
- the THS1 gene encoding threonine--tRNA ligase THS1 — MAEVVNGVNQLSVDEKAKNKPQAAPKKENKKTKQPQKPLILDPPPAFLDYRIKIFDEIKAKHDAEFAAQERKPIKITLKDGSVKEGTAFETSPFDIANGIGKSFLERQVISKVNGELWDLERPLEGDAQLEFLDFDHPEGKMVFWHSSAHVLGEACENHYGCHLSYGPPTEDGFFYDMSINGGEGVVSQEDFGNIEKVSTKVIKEKQKFIRLEMTKEELLEMFKYNKYKVKFISDKVPDGTSTTVYRCGPLIDLCRGPHILHTGKIKAFKVLKNSSSYFLGDANNDSLQRVYGISFPDKKLMDEHLKFLKEASERDHRKIGKEQELFYFNEVSPGSAFWLPHGTRIYNTLVDLIRSEYRQRGYEEVITPNMYNTKLWETSGHWANYKDNMFSFEVEKETFGLKPMNCPGHCVIFKSRERSYRELPWRVADFGVIHRNEFSGALSGLTRVRRFQQDDAHIFCQQDQIEQEIAGVFDFLQRIYGIFGFEFKMELSTRPEKYVGDLKTWDAAEKNLENALNKFMGEGNWELNPADGAFYGPKIDIKISDALKRWFQCATIQLDFQMPQRFDLEYKADSNEKENSTARPVMIHRAILGSVERMTAILTEHFKGKWPFWLSPRQVLVVPVGVKYFDYAESLKEKLVKQYGFYADVDLSGNTLQKKVRSGQLLKYNFIFIVGEQEHAEESVNVRNRDIQEEQGKNATVKFDEVVKQLIRLKEEYRADNKLI; from the coding sequence ATGGCCGAGGTCGTTAATGGAGTGAACCAGCTCTCGGTTGACGAGAAAGCGAAGAACAAACCTCAAGCTGctccaaaaaaagagaataaGAAGACCAAGCAGCCTCAGAAACCTTTAATTTTGGACCCACCACCAGCTTTCTTGGATTATAGAATTAAGATCTTCGATGAGATTAAGGCAAAGCATGATGCTGAATTTGCTGCTCAGGAGAGAAAGCCCATTAAGATCACATTGAAGGATGGGTCTGTCAAGGAAGGCACTGCCTTTGAGACAAGTCCTTTCGATATCGCCAATGGCATTGGTAAGTCGTTCCTCGAAAGACAAGTTATCTCCAAGGTAAACGGTGAGTTATGGGACTTGGAGAGACCACTCGAAGGCGACGCTCAATTGGAATTCTTGGACTTCGATCATCCTGAGGGTAAGATGGTTTTTTGGCATTCCTCCGCCCACGTATTGGGTGAAGCCTGCGAGAACCACTACGGTTGTCACTTGTCTTACGGTCCACCAACTGAAGATGGCTTCTTCTACGACATGTCTATCAACGGAGGCGAAGGTGTCGTGTCCCAGGAAGACTTCGGCAACATCGAAAAGGTTTCCACTAAggtcatcaaggaaaagcaaaaatTCATCAGACTCGAGATGACCAAGGAAGAATTGTTGGAAATGTTCAAGTATAACAAATACAAGGTCAAGTTTATCAGCGATAAGGTTCCAGATGGAACTTCTACCACCGTGTACAGATGTGGTCCTTTGATCGATTTGTGTAGAGGTCCTCACATCTTGCACACTGGTAAAATCAAGGCCTTCAAGGTGTTGAAAAACTCTTCCTCATACTTTTTGGGTGATGCGAACAATGACTCTTTGCAAAGAGTTTACGGTATTTCGTTTCCtgacaagaagctcatggACGAGCACTTGAAATTCCTTAAAGAAGCCAGTGAGAGGGACCACAGAAAGATCGGAAAGGAACAGGAGTTGTTCTATTTCAACGAGGTTTCTCCAGGCTCTGCTTTTTGGTTGCCTCATGGTACCAGAATATACAACACCCTCGTCGACTTGATTAGAAGCGAATACAGACAGAGAGGTTATGAAGAAGTCATCACTCCAAACATGTACAACACCAAGTTGTGGGAGACATCTGGTCACTGGGCTAACTATAAAGACAATATGTTTTCTTTCGAGGTTGAGAAAGAAACTTTTGGCTTGAAACCTATGAATTGTCCAGGCCACTgcgtcatcttcaagagtcGTGAGAGATCCTACAGAGAACTCCCATGGCGTGTCGCTGACTTTGGTGTGATTCACAGAAATGAGTTCTCTGGAGCTCTTTCTGGTTTAACCCGAGTTCGTCGATTTCAGCAGGACGATGCTCACATTTTCTGTCAGCAAGACCAAATAGAGCAAGAAATTGCCGGTGTTTTTGACTTCTTGCAGAGAATTTACGGTatttttggttttgagTTCAAGATGGAGTTGTCCACTAGACCGGAGAAGTATGTCGGTGACTTGAAAACTTGGGATGCCGCcgagaagaacttggaGAATGCTTTGAACAAGTTCATGGGTGAAGGAAATTGGGAATTGAATCCAGCTGATGGTGCTTTCTACGGGCCAAAAATTGATATCAAGATTAGTgatgctttgaagagatggtTCCAGTGTGCTACCATCCAGTTGGATTTCCAAATGCCTCAGCGTTTCGACTTGGAGTACAAGGCTGATTCCAACGAAAAGGAGAACTCCACTGCCAGGCCAGTAATGATTCACAGAGCCATTTTGGGTTCAGTGGAAAGAATGACTGCTATCTTGACCGAGCATTTCAAGGGTAAATGGCCCTTCTGGTTGTCCCCAAGACAAGTCTTGGTTGTCCCAGTTGGTGTGAAATACTTTGACTATGCAGAgtccttgaaggagaaattggTCAAGCAATATGGATTTTATGCTGATGTCGATCTTTCTGGTAATACCTTGCAGAAGAAGGTTAGAAGCGGAcagttgttgaagtataacttcatcttcatcgtgGGTGAGCAAGAGCACGCCGAAGAGAGTGTGAATGTCAGAAACAGGGatattcaagaagagcaggGTAAGAATGCAACAGTAAAGTTTGACGAGGTTGTCAAGCAGTTGATCAggttgaaggaagagtaCAGAGCTGACAACAAGTTGATATAA
- the SMF12 gene encoding divalent metal ion transporter SMF1, with the protein MSTEKFKSIAKKYASFIGPGIMISVAYMDPGNYSTGVVAGANNRFSLLFFVLVSNFMANFLQSLCIKLGTVTGYDLARCCREYLPKKLNYVLWFLAECAIIATDVAEVIGSAIALNILLRIPLPAGVVITIVDVLVVLAAYRSDQPSANFIRFFEYAVALLVLGVVVCFAALLAYLPEDSAPVGTVFRGFAPSKEMTKHGGLGIATSIIGATVMIHSLFLGSGIVQPRLREYDLKHKNLIEPAEKDLVSKEKLIEYIENDYKPSFAAIKYCYKYSVIELVVTLMTFAVFVNASIVIVAGGSLYGTPQAADADLYAIHDLLSKVLAPVAGTIFMLALLFSGQSAGIVCTIAGQMVSEGHLNWTCKPWIRRLATRGIAIIPCLVISLCIGRSALNAALNVSQVVISLLLPPLMLPLIYFTSSKKIMRVELSKEEMTETSNGTTEDMTANVEDCKRYHQMENSWFTTVMLVLVWLFVSGLNIYSIVDMARSGIYSA; encoded by the coding sequence ATGTCGACggaaaaattcaagagcATTGCCAAGAAGTATGCTTCCTTCATCGGCCCAGGGATCATGATCTCAGTGGCATATATGGACCCTGGTAATTACTCCACGGGTGTCGTTGCAGGTGCCAATAATAGATTCTCGTTGCTATTCTTCGTTCTCGTTTCCAACTTCATGGCTaactttttgcaatctTTGTGTATCAAGTTGGGTACTGTCACTGGCTATGACTTGGCTCGTTGCTGTCGTGAGTATCTCcccaagaagctcaattACgttttgtggtttttgGCTGAATGCGCCATTATTGCGACCGATGTAGCTGAGGTCATTGGTTCCGCTATTGCATTGAATATTTTGCTTAGAATTCCCCTTCCTGCTGGTGTCGTTATCACCATCGTGGATGTTTTGGTTGTTCTCGCAGCGTACCGATCAGACCAACCCCTGGCTAACTTTATCCGATTCTTTGAGTATGCTGTGGCTCTCTTGGTTTTGGGAGTTGTGGTCTGCTTTGCTGCATTGTTGGCGTACTTGCCTGAAGACTCTGCTCCTGTGGGCACTGTTTTCAGAGGTTTTGCACCTTCGAAAGAAATGACCAAACACGGCGGTCTCGGAATTGCCACTTCAATCATCGGTGCCACGGTAATGATTCACTCTCTTTTCTTAGGCTCGGGCATTGTCCAGCCTCGCCTCAGAGAGTACGActtgaagcacaagaaTCTCATCGAACCCGCAGAAAAGGATTTAGTAtcgaaagagaagctcatcGAGTACATCGAAAATGACTACAAGCCGCTGTTCGCAGCAATTAAATATTGTTACAAGTACTCCGTTATTGAGCTTGTGGTGACACTCATGACCTTTGCTGTCTTTGTCAATGCGTCAATTGTCATTGTCGCTGGTGGGTCTCTTTATGGAACTCCCCAGGCAGCTGACGCCGACTTATATGCTATTCATGATTTATTACTGAAGGTCTTGGCTCCGGTTGCAGGAACAATCTTCATGTTGGCATTGTTGTTCTCTGGTCAGAGTGCTGGTATTGTGTGTACGATTGCAGGCCAAATGGTGAGTGAGGGCCATCTCAACTGGACCTGCAAGCCCTGGATCAGAAGATTGGCAACTAGAGGTATTGCTATTATTCCTTGTCTTGTGATCTCGCTTTGCATTGGTCGTCTGGCCTTGAACGCTGCCCTCAATGTCTCTCAAGTTGTtatttctcttctcttgccGCCACTTATGTTGCCCCTTATCTACTTCACAAGCAGCAAGAAGATTATGCGTGTGGAATTATCTAAGGAAGAGATGACTGAAACCTCCAACGGAACGACTGAGGACATGACTGCCAACGTGGAAGATTGCAAGCGCTACCACCAGATGGAAAACTCTTGGTTCACCACAGTGATGCTTGTTCTCGTGTGGCTCTTTGTTTCTGGGTTGAACATATACTCTATAGTGGATATGGCTCGCTCCGGTATTTATCTGGCCTAG
- the AIP2 gene encoding D-lactate dehydrogenase, with amino-acid sequence MNLASKTVPLTAVTYKDKVQRDSRYKKLDETDVSFFRQVLGSDNYVITNAEDLDFFNEDWMRKYKGQSGLVLKPKTTEQVSQILKYCNDKKLAVVPQGGNTGLVGGSNPVFDEIIISLANMNKIRSFDDVSGILKCDAGVILENADGFLAEKGYIFPLDLGAKGSCHVGGVVATNAGGLRLLRYGSLHGSVLGLEVVLPDGTIYNSMDALRKDNTGYDLKQLFIGSEGTLGIVTGVSVLCPARPTATNVAFLAVSSYEAVQKVFVGARRELSEILSAFEFMDGKSQLLTARYLKADHPIESGEYPFYVLIETSGSNRDHDMEKIETFLGNAMEEGLVDDGIIAQDETQLRNLWSWRESIPEASAHGGGVYKYDVSIPLENLYGLVEAASDRLGSAGLVDFDDESKPVIEAIGYGHIGDGNLHLNVCVREYTKNVEKQLEPFVYEWIQQNKGSISAEHGLGFQKKNYIGYSKSDIEIKMIKEVKEHYDPNGILNPYKYI; translated from the coding sequence ATGAATTTGGCTAGCAAAACCGTGCCGCTCACAGCAGTGACGTACAAGGACAAGGTACAAAGAGACTCTAGAtacaagaagttggacgAAACCGATGTCAGCTTCTTTCGTCAAGTCTTGGGAAGTGACAATTATGTTATCACCAACGCCGAAGAtctcgatttcttcaacgaagaCTGGATGAGAAAGTACAAAGGTCAATCAGGATTGGTTTTAAAACCCAAGACTACTGAGCAAGTCTCTCAGATTTTGAAGTATTGTAATGACAAAAAGCTTGCAGTTGTTCCTCAGGGTGGTAACACTGGTCTTGTGGGTGGCTCCAACCCAGtctttgatgagatcatcatcTCGCTCGCAAACATGAACAAAATTAGATCTTTTGACGATGTCAGTGGTATTTTGAAATGCGATGCCGGCgtgattttggagaatgCTGACGGATTTTTAGCTGAGAAGGGTTACATCTTTCCTCTTGACTTGGGAGCGAAAGGATCTTGTCATGTTGGAGGAGTGGTGGCCACAAACGCCGGTGGCCTCAGATTGTTGAGATATGGCTCATTGCATGGCTCCGTCTTAGGATTAGAGGTTGTCTTACCGGATGGCACCATATACAACTCTATGGATGCCTTAAGAAAGGACAACACGGGCTACGATTTGAAGCAATTGTTTATTGGCTCTGAAGGTACCTTGGGTATTGTCACTGGTGTATCTGTGTTATGTCCAGCAAGACCGACTGCGACTAATGTTGCATTCTTGGCCGTTTCATCTTACGAAGCCGTGCAAAAAGTGTTTGTTGGTGCGCGCAGGGAGTTATCTGAGATTCTCTCTGCCTTCGAGTTCATGGACGGTAAGTCCCAACTTTTGACCGCTCGCTATTTGAAGGCTGATCATCCCATTGAGTCTGGAGAATATCCCTTTTATGTGTTAATCGAGACCAGCGGTTCTAACCGAGATCATGAcatggagaagatcgagACCTTTTTAGGAAATGCCATGGAGGAAGGTCTCGTGGATGATGGTATTATTGCTCAAGACGAGACTCAGCTTCGTAATTTGTGGTCTTGGAGGGAATCTATTCCAGAAGCATCTGCTCATGGTGGCGGTGTTTATAAGTACGATGTTTCCATCCCATTGGAGAACTTGTATGGCTTGGTCGAGGCAGCATCTGATAGATTGGGAAGCGCTGGCCTTGTcgattttgatgatgagtcCAAGCCTGTCATCGAGGCAATAGGTTATGGTCACATTGGTGATGGGAACTTGCATTTGAACGTTTGCGTTCGTGAATACACCAAAAACGTTGAAAAGCAGTTGGAACCTTTCGTCTATGAATGGATTCAGCAAAACAAAGGCTCCATCTCTGCGGAGCATGGTCTTGGattccagaagaagaactacATTGGCTACTCGAAGAGCGATATAGAGATCAAGATGatcaaagaagtcaaagagcATTATGATCCCAACGGAATTCTCAATCCATATAAGTATATCTAA